A stretch of Mucilaginibacter terrae DNA encodes these proteins:
- a CDS encoding glutamate-5-semialdehyde dehydrogenase — translation MSYKAYFENAVAAGYNIAGLSIDTINNVLLHVADLAVEQTDTLLVENQKDLDRMDANDPKYDRLMLTRERIEGIAADIRNVAQLDSPLGEVLSQTERPNGLHISKIRVPLGVVGVIYEARPNVTFDVFALCFKTGNVSLLKGGSDADFSNRAIIGIIHQALQKFGIDVNAATLLPAERAATEALFNAVSYVDVLIPRGSQQLINAVREHSKVPVIETGAGIVHTYFDEYGDVEKAAPIIHNAKTRRVSVCNTLDCLVIHTNRLTELPYLLSKCGDAGVEVFADEAAYEQLTHYYPHELLYPAQPEHFGTEFLAMKMAVKTVNSFEEALDHIAHHSSKHSEAIISEDAERVELFFNKVDAAAVYVNASTGFTDGAQFGLGAEIGISTQKLHARGPMGLAELTSYKWVVRGTGQIRQ, via the coding sequence ATGAGCTATAAAGCATATTTTGAAAACGCCGTTGCGGCCGGTTATAACATTGCCGGTTTAAGTATCGACACCATAAACAACGTACTGCTGCACGTAGCCGACCTTGCAGTTGAACAAACCGATACCCTGCTGGTCGAAAACCAAAAAGACCTCGACCGCATGGATGCGAATGACCCGAAGTACGACCGACTTATGCTCACCCGCGAACGTATTGAAGGCATTGCTGCCGACATCAGGAACGTGGCTCAACTGGATAGTCCGCTGGGCGAGGTTTTATCGCAAACCGAGCGCCCCAATGGCTTACATATCAGTAAAATTCGTGTTCCGCTGGGTGTGGTTGGTGTTATTTACGAGGCGAGGCCAAACGTTACCTTTGATGTGTTTGCCCTTTGCTTTAAAACGGGTAACGTAAGCTTACTAAAAGGCGGCAGCGATGCCGACTTTTCAAACCGGGCTATAATCGGCATTATTCACCAGGCGCTGCAAAAATTTGGTATTGATGTAAATGCAGCAACACTACTGCCTGCCGAACGGGCGGCCACAGAGGCCTTGTTTAATGCCGTTAGTTATGTTGATGTGCTTATACCACGGGGCAGCCAGCAACTTATTAACGCCGTGCGAGAGCATAGCAAGGTACCCGTTATAGAAACCGGTGCAGGCATAGTCCATACTTATTTTGACGAATACGGCGATGTTGAAAAAGCTGCACCCATCATTCACAATGCAAAAACCCGTCGTGTAAGTGTATGCAATACGCTCGATTGCCTGGTTATACACACAAACCGTTTAACCGAACTCCCCTACCTGCTAAGTAAATGCGGCGATGCCGGAGTTGAAGTTTTTGCAGATGAAGCAGCTTATGAGCAGCTTACGCATTATTACCCGCATGAACTATTGTATCCGGCACAGCCCGAACATTTTGGCACCGAATTTTTAGCCATGAAAATGGCTGTTAAAACGGTGAACAGTTTTGAGGAAGCACTTGACCATATTGCTCATCACAGCTCTAAGCACAGCGAGGCTATCATTTCGGAAGATGCCGAGCGTGTTGAATTGTTTTTTAATAAAGTTGATGCGGCGGCCGTTTACGTAAATGCCTCTACAGGCTTTACCGATGGTGCCCAGTTTGGCCTGGGTGCCGAAATTGGCATCAGCACACAAAAACTGCACGCCCGCGGCCCAATGGGTTTAGCCGAACTCACCAGCTATAAATGGGTAGTACGCGGTACCGGGCAAATAAGGCAATAA
- the proB gene encoding glutamate 5-kinase, whose translation MNSSYQRIVIKVGSNVLTQANGLPDAHRIANLVDQIASIQASGKEVILVSSGAVASGRSLISLPEKVDPIATRQLLASVGQVKLINTYAQLLEKYNMVCSQVLVTREDFRDKTHYQNMKNCLDILLKHKVLPIVNENDVVSVTELMFTDNDELAGLIASMLNAQALIILSNVDGIFDGDPKLPGSKLIEEITHDGLDFSSFISSTVKSQFGRGGMITKSTMAQKVARLGINVHIANGTKDGILNLILNGKDKHTRFIPKKSASSKKKWIAHSGNFATGMVTINEGAKTALTSARATSLLPVGVVKIDTEFKKGDIIRIMDEKQNLIGQGIAEYGADKARERLGKKNEKALVHYDYLYLQA comes from the coding sequence ATGAACTCATCGTACCAGCGCATAGTTATTAAAGTAGGTTCTAACGTGTTAACCCAGGCCAATGGCCTGCCCGATGCGCATCGCATTGCCAACCTTGTAGACCAGATTGCCTCCATACAGGCATCGGGTAAAGAGGTTATCCTGGTATCATCGGGCGCGGTAGCTTCGGGTAGGAGCCTCATTTCGCTTCCCGAAAAGGTTGACCCTATTGCTACGCGACAGTTACTGGCCTCGGTTGGGCAGGTTAAGCTCATAAACACCTATGCCCAGCTGCTCGAAAAGTACAACATGGTATGCTCGCAGGTATTGGTAACGCGCGAAGATTTCAGGGATAAGACGCATTACCAAAACATGAAAAACTGCCTCGATATTTTATTGAAGCACAAGGTTTTGCCCATTGTGAACGAGAACGATGTGGTATCGGTAACCGAACTTATGTTTACCGATAATGATGAACTGGCCGGCCTCATTGCCTCCATGCTTAACGCCCAAGCACTCATTATTTTGAGTAATGTAGATGGCATTTTTGATGGCGACCCTAAACTACCCGGCTCAAAACTGATTGAAGAGATTACGCACGATGGGCTGGATTTTTCATCGTTTATAAGCAGTACCGTTAAGTCGCAATTTGGCCGCGGTGGAATGATCACCAAATCAACCATGGCGCAAAAGGTAGCCCGGCTGGGTATCAACGTGCATATTGCTAATGGTACCAAGGATGGTATACTTAATCTTATTTTGAACGGCAAAGACAAGCACACTCGTTTTATCCCTAAAAAATCGGCATCAAGCAAAAAGAAATGGATAGCGCATTCGGGCAACTTTGCTACGGGTATGGTTACCATTAACGAGGGTGCAAAAACGGCGCTTACATCGGCCAGGGCAACCAGTTTGCTGCCGGTGGGCGTGGTTAAAATTGATACCGAATTTAAAAAGGGCGACATTATTCGTATTATGGACGAGAAACAAAACCTAATTGGCCAGGGCATAGCCGAATATGGTGCCGACAAAGCCCGCGAGCGCCTGGGCAAAAAGAATGAAAAGGCGCTGGTACATTACGATTATCTTTACTTACAAGCTTAA
- a CDS encoding CshA/CshB family fibrillar adhesin-related protein, producing MLNKFLLRVALLFVFICGAFNASAQYAVGGSAGVKLANSVYWLTWDRAASGATLIDAPVGYTSANIINGTYVWQFSPTVRITAIISNRVLSAGANMFSYTPGSYFGDGLDLIFSGNNQPKPDSRGVQNSAVAISNGGTANFDIDIKVTILINNVWTNVNYPGMVIADAESIDSGGEYISGSTPNAVAWQLLNKRTQGNIADIHYKMDLTNSGKSFKLYADLPPGNFGVQAVMFARGASNLTNVGMMGSGITAMAIGFVLPFDLGDNPLSYGITGHYIDDFEQTNYFPGDGTYEVVNYNTSPLTPKARVYIGANNLDPDGQLVTSINADNDDLVDNPDESTLSPASLPTVKVNQVGDVVLNVTATNEKAVPAILYGWIDFSGDGVFSIDELIRVTVPANTINQPFTLTFPNAMFSGKIKVGPLYTRLRITTTNLLDDASTPADERSISFAADGEAEDYRLKDIVGVAISGTVVNDGNGSADNAISGNPLQSVGTRQLYAYLVNASGIIVNKATVAANGSYSFPNNNNGTYTVAISTNDVALGGNLTAVAANLPPGWDASGAFYGNNNSGNTGIKPGSPNLQISVSTPGTSLDVTNVNFGINQAPVTVADVGTTGIGLPITLNIPGNDTDADGTINLTTVLLIDPADNVKKTSVTIPSQGTYTVNATSGQVTFTPVATFVGKATPIAYTIKDNYGTESVSALISISIKPAGVADTDVAAINTPVTTTVKANDGPSATGTTVTPTNGAHGTTTVNANGQVTYTPNTGYAGIDTYTYTLTTTDGIVSDPITVTINIKPVGVNDTDTTPINTPVTTIVKSNDGASGIGTTVTPTNGLRGTTTVDATGRVTYTPQAGYIGKDTYTYTLTTPDGIVSDPITVTINIKPVGVNDAVTTPLNTPVNITVKNNDGPSANGTTVTPTNGLHGITTVDANGRVTYSPVAGYTGTDSFTYTLTTPDGVVSDPITVNVTIYASAMSLTKVATNGYSRVGDVINYTLVVTNTGSTVLNNVAITDPGADAGSVSPATVATLAPNASSTVTARHTVVQADVTAGFYSNQATANGTDANGIAVSKRSDNPSTGPAEDPTVVAVTAVAPGSVSLTKTGAFNSYFITYTFVIRNTGQSVINTVNLTDSKLGLNGSAIQLPVGGLQPGASVNYSLNYTLTQADKDAGSVINNASVNAVDAGGNPLTSASGVTTTFPKSPVASNDADFTGINTPVIISILGNDNSGNSSFNQQSIEIVTQPKNGTVTIGGNGTVTYTPNPGYAGADEFTYRVRDLNGYYTNVATVNINISATSLLKIPNLFTPNGDGINDVFEIRGLDKFSQNELIIVNRWGNEVFHQSNYRNTWTGEGLNEGTYYYILKVKTTDWQVLKGYITLMRTLRNN from the coding sequence ATGCTCAATAAGTTTTTACTGAGGGTTGCCCTGCTATTTGTTTTTATATGCGGCGCGTTCAACGCGTCGGCTCAATATGCCGTTGGCGGCAGCGCGGGCGTAAAGTTAGCCAACTCTGTTTACTGGCTCACCTGGGACCGCGCAGCAAGCGGTGCAACCTTAATAGATGCCCCTGTTGGCTACACTTCGGCTAATATTATTAACGGTACCTATGTTTGGCAATTTTCGCCAACCGTTCGCATTACGGCTATAATCAGCAACCGGGTACTTTCGGCAGGTGCCAATATGTTTTCGTACACACCCGGTAGTTATTTTGGCGATGGTTTAGATCTCATTTTTTCGGGCAATAACCAGCCTAAGCCCGATTCGCGCGGGGTGCAAAATTCGGCGGTGGCCATAAGTAACGGCGGTACGGCAAATTTTGATATTGATATTAAGGTAACCATTCTTATTAATAACGTTTGGACCAATGTAAACTATCCGGGTATGGTAATTGCCGATGCAGAATCTATCGATTCGGGCGGTGAATACATTTCGGGCAGTACACCAAACGCAGTAGCCTGGCAACTGCTCAATAAGCGTACACAAGGTAATATAGCCGACATTCATTACAAAATGGATTTAACCAATAGCGGCAAGTCTTTTAAACTTTACGCCGATTTGCCTCCCGGCAACTTTGGCGTTCAGGCTGTAATGTTTGCCCGTGGTGCCAGTAATTTGACCAATGTGGGCATGATGGGTTCGGGTATTACAGCCATGGCTATAGGCTTTGTATTGCCTTTTGATTTGGGCGACAATCCGTTGAGCTATGGTATTACCGGCCACTATATTGATGATTTTGAACAAACGAATTACTTCCCCGGTGATGGTACTTACGAGGTGGTTAACTACAACACTTCGCCATTAACACCTAAAGCACGGGTGTATATTGGAGCCAATAACCTCGACCCCGATGGGCAGTTGGTAACCAGTATAAATGCCGATAATGATGATTTGGTTGATAATCCTGATGAAAGCACGCTCAGCCCGGCAAGTTTGCCTACGGTTAAGGTGAATCAAGTAGGAGATGTGGTGCTTAATGTTACCGCAACTAATGAAAAAGCCGTGCCAGCCATTTTATACGGTTGGATTGATTTTAGCGGCGACGGCGTTTTTTCCATTGACGAACTCATTAGGGTTACCGTTCCGGCCAATACCATTAATCAGCCGTTTACGCTGACTTTCCCCAACGCCATGTTTTCGGGTAAAATAAAAGTAGGTCCGCTTTATACGCGTTTACGTATTACCACTACTAATTTATTGGATGATGCATCTACCCCGGCCGATGAACGCAGCATTTCATTTGCTGCCGATGGCGAAGCCGAAGATTACAGACTGAAGGATATTGTTGGTGTAGCCATATCGGGCACGGTGGTTAACGATGGCAACGGTTCAGCCGATAATGCCATATCGGGTAATCCGCTGCAAAGCGTGGGTACTCGTCAGCTTTATGCCTACCTGGTTAATGCCAGCGGAATAATTGTTAATAAAGCAACCGTAGCTGCCAATGGTTCCTATTCGTTTCCTAACAATAACAACGGTACTTATACCGTGGCAATATCAACCAATGATGTTGCTCTGGGTGGTAATTTAACAGCGGTAGCAGCTAATTTGCCGCCTGGTTGGGATGCTTCGGGTGCTTTTTACGGCAATAATAATTCGGGCAACACCGGTATAAAGCCGGGTAGCCCAAATCTGCAAATATCGGTATCAACACCGGGCACCAGTTTAGATGTAACCAACGTAAACTTTGGTATAAACCAGGCGCCGGTTACCGTGGCCGATGTGGGTACTACAGGTATTGGTTTGCCAATTACCCTGAATATACCGGGCAATGATACTGATGCCGATGGTACTATTAACCTGACTACGGTTCTGCTTATTGATCCGGCCGATAATGTTAAAAAGACCAGCGTTACTATTCCAAGTCAAGGCACTTATACGGTAAATGCCACAAGCGGGCAGGTAACCTTTACGCCGGTAGCTACCTTTGTAGGTAAAGCAACACCAATTGCCTATACCATAAAAGATAATTACGGAACCGAAAGTGTAAGCGCCCTCATCAGCATTAGCATAAAGCCAGCCGGTGTGGCCGATACCGATGTGGCCGCAATAAATACCCCGGTAACCACTACTGTAAAAGCTAATGACGGCCCAAGCGCCACCGGCACCACGGTAACACCCACCAATGGTGCACACGGTACAACAACCGTTAATGCCAACGGACAGGTTACTTATACACCTAACACGGGTTACGCAGGTATCGATACCTACACTTACACGCTCACCACAACTGATGGCATTGTATCTGACCCCATCACCGTAACTATTAATATTAAACCGGTTGGCGTAAACGATACCGATACTACACCAATAAACACCCCGGTTACTACCATTGTAAAAAGCAACGATGGTGCAAGCGGCATTGGTACTACCGTTACCCCAACAAACGGTTTGCGCGGAACTACCACAGTTGATGCCACAGGCAGGGTAACCTACACGCCGCAGGCCGGATACATAGGTAAAGATACTTATACCTATACGCTGACAACGCCCGATGGCATTGTATCTGACCCTATTACCGTAACTATAAACATTAAACCGGTTGGTGTTAATGATGCCGTTACTACGCCGTTAAATACGCCTGTAAACATCACCGTTAAAAACAATGATGGCCCCAGTGCTAACGGTACTACGGTTACACCAACCAATGGCTTGCACGGTATTACCACGGTTGATGCCAATGGTAGGGTAACTTATTCGCCGGTGGCGGGTTATACCGGCACCGATAGCTTTACCTACACGCTAACCACGCCCGATGGGGTGGTGTCAGACCCGATAACGGTGAACGTGACCATCTATGCATCGGCTATGAGCCTTACTAAAGTAGCCACCAACGGTTATAGCAGGGTAGGCGATGTAATTAACTACACCCTTGTGGTAACCAACACAGGCAGCACCGTGCTTAATAACGTAGCCATTACCGATCCGGGTGCCGATGCTGGTTCTGTATCTCCGGCTACCGTTGCAACGCTTGCGCCAAACGCCTCGTCAACGGTTACGGCAAGGCACACCGTGGTACAGGCTGATGTTACTGCGGGCTTTTACAGCAACCAGGCTACGGCCAATGGTACCGATGCCAACGGCATAGCGGTAAGCAAACGATCAGATAACCCATCAACCGGCCCCGCCGAAGACCCTACCGTAGTTGCAGTTACTGCTGTTGCGCCGGGATCTGTAAGCCTGACCAAAACAGGGGCATTTAACTCGTATTTTATCACCTACACGTTTGTTATACGCAATACCGGGCAATCGGTTATTAATACGGTAAACCTTACCGATAGTAAACTGGGGTTGAATGGGTCAGCTATTCAACTTCCGGTAGGAGGGTTGCAGCCTGGTGCCAGCGTTAATTATTCGCTTAACTACACACTCACACAGGCCGATAAGGATGCAGGCTCGGTAATTAATAATGCCAGTGTTAACGCGGTTGATGCTGGGGGAAATCCGCTTACCAGTGCTTCGGGTGTAACTACTACGTTCCCTAAATCGCCGGTTGCAAGTAACGATGCCGATTTTACAGGTATTAATACGCCGGTAATCATTAGTATTTTAGGTAACGATAACTCGGGCAACAGTTCATTTAACCAGCAATCAATCGAAATTGTAACCCAACCTAAAAATGGTACGGTAACTATTGGAGGCAACGGCACAGTTACCTACACGCCAAACCCTGGTTATGCAGGTGCCGACGAATTTACTTACCGCGTGCGCGACCTTAACGGCTATTATACCAACGTGGCAACGGTAAACATCAACATCAGTGCAACATCATTACTCAAAATACCTAACCTGTTTACGCCAAACGGCGATGGTATTAATGATGTGTTTGAGATACGCGGGCTGGATAAATTTTCGCAAAACGAACTGATTATCGTAAACCGTTGGGGTAACGAGGTTTTTCACCAGAGCAATTATAGAAATACCTGGACAGGCGAGGGCCTTAACGAAGGAACGTATTACTACATCCTGAAAGTTAAAACCACCGATTGGCAGGTACTAAAAGGTTATATCACTTTAATGCGTACGCTAAGAAACAATTAA